TTCGCCTAGCCCTCTGAAGAAGCCGCCAAACAGTCCCCCTAGAAACACCCATCTTCCTCGCAGCCTCCTCCTGCGATAACCCTTTAAAATCAACTAACTTAAAGGCTTCAAGCTCCGCAGAGTCTAAGAGTATGGGTTCTAGGCCGCTCGGCGGAGTAGGAATGAAGCCGCTTATTAGCGGCTGCGCTCCCAGCATTACTGGTTTAGGTAATCTGCCCCTTCTACCATGCCTAAATCTATGACACCACATAGCGCTCGCCCTAATATAGTGTGAACAAAATATTTATATGTTTTTGTGCAATATCACATAATTGAAAAACGTGCATAAACACAAAATTAATCGAGGTGAATAAGAGATGGCGTGGGGTTGGAGGGGTGCAGGCGGCTGGACTGGACTATGGCCCGGTAGAGGGCCATTCAGT
This DNA window, taken from Candidatus Bathyarchaeia archaeon, encodes the following:
- a CDS encoding DUF134 domain-containing protein, with product MWCHRFRHGRRGRLPKPVMLGAQPLISGFIPTPPSGLEPILLDSAELEAFKLVDFKGLSQEEAARKMGVSRGTVWRLLQRARRKAAQALSEGRAIHIIPVHYENKQ